TGGTGGTGCTGCAGGAGAAAAGCCTGATGAAGCCATTCAGTTTACTACAACAGGTCCCCTAAGATGaaagctcttgataccaattgttggagcttGGAACAAAGAAACAAGCAAAATGAGAAGCTTGTGCAGGAAGCCTCGTGGCTTggtgaaaaaacaaaaaatagaaatttgcTTTAGAGAACAAGAACAGAATTGAAAACTAGAAAAATAGAGCATGAAAGAtgaatgaaatgtgataaatttcattaaCTTGAACAATgacataatgccaatacataaatcaAGCTTTTTGCTTGTCAAAATCAGCATAAGGTCAACTAATCTACACCAACTACCACTAATACATTGGAACTTACAAAACTAAACTTGTACACATAAGTAAAGTTGGTTAACAGCTCAATCACATTAAAAATACATCAAACTTCTGCCTAAtatagttcaaaatgaactaaaatAAGTTACATGGACTAAAATGACAAAAAGAACAACAAAATAAACTGCAGCACTTGGCTTGGTAGCTTCTGGTCTTGGTCTGCTCTGCTTGGTCTGATGGCTGGTGCATGAGCTGCATAGAGGGCCACATTCTAACAATCCCCTAACTCTATATTGTAAGTGAAGTTTCTTCCTGGCTGAATTGTATTCTTCGAACCATCAATTGTATCCTCAACGCCCTCCCTACAAACCCACaaacatatatctatatatatgattTAAGTGTTTGATCGTAAACTAGGAGTGTAAGCAtctacatatatgtatatattagtatTACCAGTCGAGGGAAACAGCATGGTTTGCTTGATTGTGGACATTGACAGAAACTGTATGCCCTCTACGAACCCGAATCTCAGGCCCTGGGAAGCTGCCATTGATAGTCAAGATGATCTTCGTGCTATACAGCTTTGTGAACGGGGATTCTTGCAACTGatttaaataaaacccaaaatcaaaattcagcACTGCTCTCTCTTATTAACACAAACACAAACAGCTGGAGTTTAGCATGTCAATCAGACCAGATTGGCTGAAGGAAGAATCCGAGAATATATGTGGATATTCTGTTCTTACTGTGCTTTGATTTATGACCTAATGTTTCTTATCTGGTAAACTATAAACATAAGCatgttaatatgtttgaattggtgTTATTTTCTTCAGGTTTATACAAAAAGAATGGTAATGTTCAGAGAGGTTGCAACCTTTTTGGTTCAGCTAAGGTCTCAGTTTGCGGGTTCAACCTTAAACCTTAAAGATTCCTTAAAAGTATTCTCTGATGTTGAAGAGATGCTGGAACTGGAAGCTTCTGAATTTGAGGTTGGTTTCTCTTCGTCTTTCTGATAAGTTGTTGGGTGTTGTTGCTTTTACTTCTTTTTCATATGTTCCATTGGGAAAAAATTGCAGCTAAACATTCAGAATGTTGTTGCAAATAATGGAAATGTAAACTTAGGTTCTCACAAACTCCTCAGCTCGAACAGACTAAGGTGGGACCTTCTTTTAGAAGCATGCATTTGGGATCGACACTTGCATTCTCTGCTGCTGCCTAATCCGACAGTAGTAGTTGCTGGTGCCAACAACAAAGCAGTGGTGGAGCAGCTGAAGTTGCATACTGATAGTGCTGATGGAGAGGACAGTGGTAGAGAAAGTAAACCTATAGATGGTGATAAAGGTTCTGAAAATACTGGAAATAAGAAAGCTTATTCAGGTTCTTTGGTTGGAGGTAATAAATTTCCTGGTTATGAATTATCTTCAAATATTCCTGTTAAAAAATCTGAAGGATGTGACAGCATACAAGGGGGTGTTACTGAGGTTGAAAACATTGAAAACCCAAAAGTAGATGCTGTTACGAAATCATCTGAACCAGAGTCCGTTGTGGCACATGATATTTCTGTTTGTTCCCATTTTGGTGATGAGAACTATCAAACAGAAGATGCAACTATATCAGGTCCTTTACAAGTGGATAGAACAATCTTAATTTCCAATGATCTTGATGACAATGATTCTATGATTGATTCAAATGAATCAAAGATTGATGGATCTCCGCATTCCTTACTATCCAGTTTAGAAAATGTAAATGGATGGTTCTGGATGCCTTTTTCTGAAATCAGACAGATATACATGAAGGACCTTCAAAGAGGAAATGTCCCCAAGTTTGAATCCATCAGTGGTTATACTCCACAAATACCCACAGGCTGTCAATTAATCAGGGAGGAAGCATCAAGGCTACGCATACCTCTAGGAACTACTGATTATATTGTGTCAGATTATGAAGGTGAACTCTCGAGTATAATTGCTTGTGCATTGGCATTGCTGAAAGATCTGCCTGCTGGAACTGAAGTGTCTAATCAAGATGGGAGGAGAGACAGACTAGTTGAAAGTTTACGAAGCCTAAGTCGTGTTCCTATTTTAACGTCCCTGTATTGGTCGTCCAGTGGTTCCTCTAATTCAGAGTCTGTCTCTAGTCTGAGTATTTCTTCAGAAAAGTCGTGCTCCAGTTTTGATGGGTTAAGCTTGTTGGATTCTCTAGTTCCTCCTGATGCGCATAACATAGGGGTTTCTCTAGGGGTTTCAAAATCACTTGGGAAGGGTAAATACTCGgtattttatttatatactaACCAGTTTCGTGATCTTCGAGAGCGATGCTGCCCTTCAGAGCTTGATTATATTGCTTCCCTTAGCCGATGCAGAAATTGGGATGCCAAAGGAGGGAAGAGCGTGTCattttttgctaaaacacttGATGATAGGTTTATTATAAAAGAAATCCAGAAGACAAAATATGAATCATTTGAGAAGTTTGCTTTACATTATTTCAAGTACATGAACCAATCATTTGAGTCTGGAAGCCAAACTTGCCTTGCTAAAGTTCTTGGGATTTATCAGGTTTGCTTtccttttcattttaaaaaatatgcgATTGCTTTAttctttgctcttttttttttaacatttaaacattttgtaggtaATAGTAAGACAGCCTAAAACAGGGAAAGAGACAAGACATGATCTTATGGTGATGGAGAATCTTACCTTCGGTAGAAATATTACTCGCCAGTATGATCTTAAAGGGGCCTTGCACGCTCGATTCAATTCAGCTGCTGAGGGTTCTGGAGATGTTCTTTTGGATCAGAACTTTGTCAATGACATGAATTCCTCTCCATTATATGTTAGTAATCAAGCCAAGCGTCTCTTGCAACAGGCTGTATAGAATGACACAACTTTCCTCAAtgtgagttttaatttttttctacgGGACTTTTCCTTGCTCGAACTAGATgcattctttcttttcttgaataAATTTTGCCCTTATAGTATTCAGCACTCCCCATCAACCCCAACATCCCAAACCCCTCCATCAACCCCATATCATCTATATATTTCCCTTGTATGTTATATTCCTCAAATTTGGAATGAGGTGTTGACTGAGTTGTGTTCCCTTGTACAGTCAATCAATGTAATGGGTTATTCTTTACTTGTTGGGTTGGATACGGAGCGGCGGGAGCTTGTATGTGGGATCATTGATTATCTCAGGCAGTATACTTGGGACAAACAACTTAAGACATGGGTTAAGTCTTCATTGGTTGTTCCTAAGAATTTGTTGGCAACTGTGATTTCTCCCAAGGAATATAAGAAAAGATTCAGAAAGTTCATGTCAACTTCCTTTTTGAGTGTCCTTGATCACTAGTGTTCACAGGGATCCTCTGACCCTTGCCAACTGTGTGGCACTCCAAATGATGCCTCGTCTCAACCCGAGTCCCTAAATGGTATTTCTGCCTAGTTCTTGTATTCCTTGTTTCCCATTTATTCTTTGAATCATCCCTCTTTTTTTATAGCCAGTTGAAAAAtgttgtgtgtatatatatacccAACCCCATTATAATACAATTTTTAGCAAATTTGTGGGGATAGTTTCAACTAGCATTCGTCGTATGTTCAGAATTTTGTATGGTCAAGTGAGAATGTAAAGACCCGAGGTTATTGGAAGATTGATAATGTAAAATCAATTTAGAGTTTCAGCTACCAATTTGTATTCTTGGTGCCTTTTCCTGTTgttgtatttatgtgtttttttccTTCTGAATTTCTGCTATCAGCCTCTGGAATTACTACCGCTGCATACAGTTGCTatacttttactttaatttttgtgTAATTTATAATGATCCAGGTTTATTTATATAAGTAATTGAATTAATagataaatttaatttctattataacttaattaaaaaaagtacTCTTAATCTATATTGTTTTCCCAAATAATTACCTAAACACTTTTTTCTTTGGGTCAATATAGATACTCAAACTGTTGTGTGGTTACCTATTTAACCCTAAACCTTGTCCAAAAAAATTGTTCAATCAGAAGTTACCACGTCACTTTGTAagcaatatattttaaaatttacatgaaattttaaaaaaaacaaagaaaaaataaaaatgagttttaattaaatttattatcgtAATTAATAGTTTTGTTTACCCAAATTATAACTTTTACCATTTGTTTCTTTTCAGTAATCAAAAccaaacttttcattttctttctagGATCATAATCTTCCATTATCATTTGGGTTTAGGTTTTCATGTTCAtagtttgatttgtttgttttgaGATCTTCCTCTAAagctgtaacagcctaattttcagtggtgtcggaacagtgatttgagat
The sequence above is drawn from the Gossypium hirsutum isolate 1008001.06 chromosome A05, Gossypium_hirsutum_v2.1, whole genome shotgun sequence genome and encodes:
- the LOC121228899 gene encoding putative 1-phosphatidylinositol-3-phosphate 5-kinase FAB1D, whose product is MSIRPDWLKEESENICGYSVLTVYTKRMVMFREVATFLVQLRSQFAVVGCCCFYFFFICSIGKKLQLNIQNVVANNGNVNLGSHKLLSSNRLRWDLLLEACIWDRHLHSLLLPNPTVVVAGANNKAVVEQLKLHTDSADGEDSGRESKPIDGDKGSENTGNKKAYSGSLVGGNKFPGYELSSNIPVKKSEGCDSIQGGVTEVENIENPKVDAVTKSSEPESVVAHDISVCSHFGDENYQTEDATISGPLQVDRTILISNDLDDNDSMIDSNESKIDGSPHSLLSSLENVNGWFWMPFSEIRQIYMKDLQRGNVPKFESISGYTPQIPTGCQLIREEASRLRIPLGTTDYIVSDYEGELSSIIACALALLKDLPAGTEVSNQDGRRDRLVESLRSLSRVPILTSLYWSSSGSSNSESVSSLSISSEKSCSSFDGLSLLDSLVPPDAHNIGVSLGVSKSLGKGKYSVFYLYTNQFRDLRERCCPSELDYIASLSRCRNWDAKGGKSVSFFAKTLDDRFIIKEIQKTKYESFEKFALHYFKYMNQSFESGSQTCLAKVLGIYQVIVRQPKTGKETRHDLMVMENLTFGRNITRQYDLKGALHARFNSAAEGSGDVLLDQNFVNDMNSSPLYVSNQAKRLLQQAV